GGAATTTTTCAACAACTCTAATTATTTGTTTTGGATTTTTTGAAGTTTTACCAAAGTGAAAACTCTGTAAACATAGAAATAAATTAAAAAAATAGTATATTTTATTTTTCTAAATCGATTTAAGGAACGAAAGTGTTTTGGTGGATATGTTTGCAGATGATTTTAAGACTGGCGTTTGTCAAAAAATTTTGATGAATAATAGGATTTTGAATCTCGGAGTGACTGGATTCGAACCAGCGACCCCTTCCCCCCCAGAGAAGTGCGCTACCACTGCGCTACACCCCGATTCTTTCTATAACAGTAAGAATTTCCCAAAAGCCTCTTCTGTAAACTTAAAAAAGAATAGATTCTTATGGAATCGATTCCTATGAATTTCGAAATCAATTTCCATTTAGAAAAATAGTTTCAGACTATAGTTTTTGAATTAGAAAAAAATTAACAAAGAAAATCCGGACAAACAAACCAAATGATTTGACCGTCGTGGAACTTTTCTCTAGGAACATTGATTGCAAGTGCGGAACCTGGAGAAAAAAGAAAACTTTTTCCAACTCCACTGATTCCTAAAAGTTTTTCTGCAAATATGGAAACGTCCGGGCTATGTCCTACTAAAAGAATTGTATCAGAGTTAGAATATTCTCGAATCATCGGACAAACCCGAGACATATCTTGACCTGCTTCTAAATAATTCAATGACTCTGTTTCTTGTTCGGGTTGAAGAATGTCCGTATAAATTTTTGCGGTGTTTTTTGTTCTTTCGTAAGGACTATGATAGATCTTTGTGATTTTGAAACCGGTTTTAAAAAAATTCCCCATCTTTCGCACGTCCGCTTCTCCTTTGGTTGTGAGTTGCCTTGAGCGATCCGTTCCGTCCAGAGAAGTTGTTTCCGCTTCTCCATGTCTTGCAATTATAATCTTCATGTCTTATAGAGAATTGACAGAGAATGATTCCTGAAAAATCATTGAGCCTTCTTAAATTGAAACCTAAACAGGGTCCAATAAAATTATGTTCTTCCGATTGTCTCTAAAATTGTACGTAAAAATTTCGCATTACGGATCCAAATTTCTTATAAAGAATACGGATTTTTTGAGACGATTTTAGAGAAGGCTTTAATTCCAAGGAAATGTGCATGTCTGAATTTGCAATTGAAATCGATTCGATTCAAAAAAAATACAAGGAACAAAAGGCTCTTAAGGGCGTCTCCTTTCAAGTTCCTAAAGGTTCCGTTTTTGGTCTTCTTGGTCCAAACGGTGCGGGAAAAACGAGTTTGGTTCGAATCTTAATGGGATTTTCCAAACAAACCGAAGGTAACTTTCGTTTATTTGGACTTCCGTTTTCTACTCGATTGAGAAAAAAAATAGGTTATCTTCCCGAAAAAATTTCTATTCCAGGATTTTTAACGGGAGAAGAATTTTTAACCTTCAGCGGAAAGTTAGCTGGAATGAAAAGCGCTTCGATTCGGGATAAGTCTAAGAGCCTTCTGGAAAAAACTGGCATTGCGGACGCGGCTTCTAAAAAAATTTCCGGTTATTCCAAAGGGATGTTACAAAGATTAGGAC
Above is a window of Leptospira kirschneri serovar Cynopteri str. 3522 CT DNA encoding:
- the sixA gene encoding phosphohistidine phosphatase SixA is translated as MKIIIARHGEAETTSLDGTDRSRQLTTKGEADVRKMGNFFKTGFKITKIYHSPYERTKNTAKIYTDILQPEQETESLNYLEAGQDMSRVCPMIREYSNSDTILLVGHSPDVSIFAEKLLGISGVGKSFLFSPGSALAINVPREKFHDGQIIWFVCPDFLC